The following are encoded together in the bacterium genome:
- a CDS encoding cytochrome C oxidase Cbb3 has translation MFRNILENVKGSEVLPVIALILFFSAFLAIIYHLIRMDKRHIRHMEELPLEKDYTNSNNGGKVHG, from the coding sequence ATGTTTAGAAATATTCTAGAAAACGTCAAAGGTAGCGAGGTTCTTCCAGTGATCGCGTTGATCCTGTTTTTCAGTGCTTTCTTGGCGATCATCTACCATCTTATCCGGATGGACAAACGGCATATCCGGCATATGGAAGAATTACCATTGGAAAAAGATTATACCAATTCAAATAATGGAGGAAAAGTTCATGGCTGA
- the ccoG gene encoding cytochrome c oxidase accessory protein CcoG, translating to MIADEKKIQKNGEKDQDSFRDSISIIDKSGKRVWVYPKKPKGKYHNWRIVVSAILLALLFGVPFIKIDGYPFLLLNIIERKFIIFGMAFWPQDFYIFALVFLSLVVFIFLFTAVFGRIWCGWACPQTIFMEMVFRKIEYWIEGDGAEQYKLDRAEMSPDKFLKKTSKHVIFFVISFVIGNTFLAYIIGVDGLFKIITEPVLEHIVGFSFMIGFSLLFYFIFASFREQACVYVCPYGRLQSVMLDKNSIVVAYDFKRGEPRGKLKHAAENQSGDCIDCGLCVQVCPTGIDIRNGTQLECVNCTACMDACDSVMEKIGRSKKLIRYASFDLITKGIKFTVTPRIVGYSAVLVLLMAVTSAFIVTRKDMETTILRAKGSMYQVLEDGRIRNMYTAKILNKTFDSMKVHFELENVPGTITVAGADQLLLKPDALVESTFLVDIPPEAVKQNYIKISIGVYRENTLVSSEETSFIAPAKGVRK from the coding sequence ATGATTGCTGACGAAAAAAAAATTCAGAAGAACGGTGAAAAAGATCAGGATAGTTTCCGTGACAGCATTTCCATCATCGACAAGTCAGGGAAAAGAGTTTGGGTATATCCAAAAAAGCCAAAAGGAAAATATCATAATTGGCGTATCGTCGTAAGCGCCATTCTTCTAGCATTACTTTTTGGTGTTCCGTTTATAAAAATAGACGGATATCCGTTTCTTCTGCTCAATATTATTGAGCGTAAATTTATTATTTTCGGAATGGCTTTCTGGCCGCAGGATTTTTATATATTTGCACTTGTGTTCCTGAGTCTGGTCGTTTTCATTTTTCTTTTTACGGCAGTGTTTGGCCGAATCTGGTGCGGCTGGGCCTGTCCGCAGACCATTTTTATGGAAATGGTGTTCCGTAAAATCGAATACTGGATTGAAGGCGACGGCGCCGAACAATATAAATTGGATCGCGCAGAAATGTCACCGGACAAATTTTTGAAGAAGACATCGAAGCACGTGATCTTTTTTGTGATCTCGTTTGTAATCGGCAATACATTCCTGGCATATATTATCGGCGTTGACGGATTATTTAAGATTATCACAGAACCTGTGCTGGAACACATCGTCGGTTTTTCATTTATGATCGGGTTCAGTCTACTTTTCTATTTTATTTTTGCTAGTTTCCGCGAGCAGGCCTGCGTTTATGTTTGCCCATACGGACGTCTGCAATCGGTGATGCTGGACAAAAACTCGATCGTCGTCGCGTACGATTTTAAACGCGGTGAGCCGCGCGGTAAATTAAAGCATGCTGCAGAAAATCAATCCGGTGACTGCATTGACTGCGGCCTGTGCGTGCAGGTATGTCCGACGGGAATTGATATTCGAAACGGAACCCAATTGGAGTGTGTGAATTGCACGGCATGTATGGACGCGTGCGACAGTGTTATGGAGAAGATCGGGCGTTCAAAAAAACTGATCCGATATGCTTCTTTTGACCTGATAACAAAAGGAATCAAGTTTACCGTGACGCCGAGGATCGTTGGCTATTCAGCGGTACTCGTGCTGCTGATGGCGGTTACATCGGCGTTTATTGTGACCCGCAAAGATATGGAGACTACGATTCTTCGAGCAAAAGGATCTATGTACCAGGTGCTGGAAGACGGCCGGATACGGAATATGTACACGGCAAAAATTTTGAATAAGACGTTCGACTCTATGAAGGTGCATTTTGAACTCGAAAACGTGCCGGGCACCATTACGGTTGCAGGTGCGGATCAATTATTGCTTAAACCGGACGCGCTGGTTGAGTCTACTTTTCTTGTTGACATTCCACCGGAAGCAGTCAAACAAAATTATATTAAGATCAGCATCGGCGTGTATCGGGAAAATACTTTGGTTTCTTCGGAGGAAACATCGTTTATTGCGCCGGCGAAAGGAGTTAGGAAATGA
- a CDS encoding sulfite exporter TauE/SafE family protein → MEIFTGFILGIIGSFHCVGMCGPLALALPHAGSSKFEILTGSLLYNFGRAATYALMGAVMGVLGATVKFAGYQQALSVGTGLILLISVLLPISIKNKIFFSSPLNLGFSAIKVFFRKFLLKHSYTSLFSIGLVNGLLPCGLVYIALAGAIVTSDIFYGAVYMGLFGLGTLPMMLFISLAGRLMKLNFRQKLVRIMPVGIAVVSFLLILRGLSLGIPYVSPKLDNNQGTQHIECCH, encoded by the coding sequence ATGGAGATTTTTACGGGGTTTATTCTAGGAATAATAGGGAGCTTTCACTGCGTCGGAATGTGCGGGCCGCTGGCCCTGGCTTTGCCTCATGCAGGTTCATCAAAATTTGAAATACTGACCGGATCGCTCCTGTATAATTTTGGACGGGCCGCCACATACGCCCTGATGGGCGCAGTGATGGGTGTCCTTGGCGCGACGGTGAAATTTGCCGGCTACCAACAGGCGCTTTCGGTTGGAACAGGTTTGATCCTGCTCATTTCCGTACTCCTTCCAATAAGCATCAAGAACAAAATATTTTTTTCTTCTCCATTGAACTTAGGTTTTTCAGCGATTAAAGTTTTTTTTAGAAAATTTTTACTTAAACATTCTTATACGTCATTATTCAGCATCGGATTGGTCAACGGGCTTTTGCCCTGCGGGTTGGTATATATTGCTTTGGCGGGCGCCATTGTAACGTCGGATATTTTTTACGGGGCCGTATATATGGGTTTATTTGGATTGGGGACATTGCCGATGATGTTGTTCATTTCTCTTGCCGGCCGTCTGATGAAATTGAATTTTAGGCAGAAACTGGTTCGTATCATGCCGGTTGGCATAGCTGTCGTATCGTTTTTATTGATTCTCCGTGGACTGTCGCTCGGAATACCGTACGTAAGTCCGAAATTAGACAATAATCAAGGGACCCAGCACATTGAGTGTTGCCATTAG
- a CDS encoding HAD-IC family P-type ATPase, which produces MVSVYPPNQTVNVSYTCFHCGDPCDGSMIKDDEKIFCCQGCLFVYQLLRQKELTGYYHFDEQVRVTPKKINLADYAYLDIPGLRDKIIHFSQGGISKVTLFLPQIHCNACIWLLENIHKLDSGVIHSNVHFLKKEASLTFDEKKTSLRKIAELLSSIGYEPNFAYDKNKGSVFSVVEKSLYIKLGIAGFCFGNIMLLSMPGYLSAAPLEYGFLKFFAYLSFLLTLPLLYSLSDYFTSAWVSLRQRTINMDVPISIGVVTLFTRSVYELFYQGGSGYFDTLAGLAFFLIVGKIFQKKTFYQLSFDRDFRSYFPIAALRRDAQGEKSIPIEDIAVGDCLIIRHLELVPADGVLRSEEALIDYSFVTGESQPVYVVRGERVFAGGKQMGGAIDIDVTKEVSRSYLTELWNQEVFKNKDKSGLSQLSQKIAKYFTFAILAIAMSSALFWFVYDASIALNVFTSVLIVACGCGLPLSIPFTFGTVLRIFERHHLFLKNDLVVERMAGVDTIVFDKTGTLTIPRSGAVSYEGIALSPEEKSWIRALVRQSTHPMSRYIYESIPASISPEVMQFEEVPGRGIRANIGAQEISIGSHAWVTGNKFKKAPENSMQVHFSRVYIAINRTLKGVFKIRSEYRESLSTVLNNLNGRYALKVLSGDHAGEKPALRKIFSAKTEMLFKQLPIDKLNYIRSLQENLKKVMMIGDGLNDAGALKQSDVGIAITETTSSFTPSSDAILKAEGFGNLPFFVALSRQSMNVVYMCFTLIFLYNVVALSFAVYGKLTPLVAAIIMPVSSVSTVLFAVVMTTYKAKKLGFSVRGDIEKRKMGI; this is translated from the coding sequence ATGGTATCCGTCTACCCTCCAAATCAAACCGTAAATGTGTCTTACACTTGTTTCCACTGTGGCGATCCCTGCGATGGGAGCATGATAAAAGATGATGAAAAAATATTTTGTTGTCAGGGGTGTCTTTTCGTCTATCAATTACTCAGACAAAAAGAACTAACGGGGTATTATCACTTTGACGAACAAGTTCGCGTTACTCCGAAAAAGATCAATTTGGCCGATTATGCGTATCTCGATATTCCCGGTTTACGAGATAAGATCATCCATTTTTCGCAGGGCGGAATTTCTAAGGTTACTTTGTTCCTGCCTCAGATTCACTGCAATGCCTGTATTTGGCTGTTGGAGAATATCCACAAGCTGGACTCCGGGGTCATCCATTCTAATGTCCACTTTTTGAAAAAAGAAGCGTCGCTGACGTTTGACGAAAAGAAAACGTCTTTGCGTAAGATTGCTGAACTGCTATCGTCGATCGGATATGAACCCAACTTTGCTTATGACAAAAATAAGGGATCTGTATTTTCCGTCGTTGAAAAGTCGCTGTATATCAAGTTAGGTATAGCCGGTTTTTGTTTCGGCAATATCATGTTGCTTTCTATGCCGGGTTACTTGTCTGCGGCGCCGTTGGAATACGGATTTCTTAAGTTTTTTGCTTACCTCAGTTTTCTGTTGACCTTGCCGCTGTTATACAGTCTGAGCGACTATTTCACGTCAGCCTGGGTTAGTTTACGGCAAAGAACTATTAATATGGACGTGCCGATCTCAATCGGTGTTGTGACGCTTTTCACCCGCAGCGTATATGAACTTTTTTATCAAGGCGGTTCTGGATATTTTGACACTCTAGCCGGTCTGGCTTTCTTTCTGATTGTTGGCAAAATATTTCAGAAAAAAACATTTTACCAATTGTCATTTGACCGTGATTTTAGATCTTATTTTCCCATTGCCGCATTACGCAGAGACGCGCAGGGCGAAAAGAGCATTCCCATTGAGGATATCGCCGTTGGAGATTGTCTCATCATCCGCCATCTGGAGCTAGTACCTGCGGATGGTGTGCTTCGGAGCGAGGAGGCGTTGATCGATTACAGTTTTGTGACCGGCGAATCCCAACCGGTGTATGTTGTGCGTGGCGAGCGGGTATTTGCGGGCGGAAAGCAGATGGGCGGCGCTATTGACATCGATGTGACAAAAGAAGTCTCAAGAAGTTATTTAACCGAATTGTGGAACCAGGAAGTTTTTAAGAATAAAGATAAGAGCGGCCTTTCGCAGCTTAGTCAAAAAATCGCCAAATATTTTACGTTCGCAATTCTCGCCATTGCTATGTCTTCTGCATTATTCTGGTTTGTGTATGATGCGAGTATAGCTCTTAATGTTTTTACCTCGGTCCTTATCGTCGCTTGCGGATGCGGATTACCTTTGTCAATTCCGTTTACATTCGGCACGGTTCTGCGGATCTTTGAACGTCATCATTTATTTTTGAAGAACGATCTTGTCGTTGAGAGAATGGCCGGGGTCGACACTATCGTATTTGATAAAACCGGTACGTTAACGATTCCTCGCTCTGGCGCCGTATCGTATGAGGGAATAGCGCTGAGTCCGGAAGAAAAAAGCTGGATTCGCGCATTAGTTCGCCAGTCTACGCATCCGATGAGCCGCTACATTTACGAATCCATTCCAGCCTCGATTTCACCAGAAGTCATGCAATTCGAGGAAGTTCCAGGACGCGGCATCCGCGCCAACATTGGTGCGCAAGAGATCAGCATCGGATCGCACGCATGGGTTACCGGAAACAAATTTAAGAAAGCGCCTGAAAACTCCATGCAGGTTCATTTTTCCCGAGTATACATTGCCATCAATCGCACACTGAAAGGGGTCTTCAAGATTCGATCTGAATATCGGGAAAGCTTGTCAACCGTGTTGAATAATTTGAACGGGAGATATGCATTGAAGGTTTTATCCGGGGATCATGCAGGCGAAAAACCGGCGTTACGGAAAATATTCAGCGCTAAAACGGAAATGCTCTTCAAACAATTACCGATAGATAAGCTTAATTACATCAGATCGCTTCAGGAAAATCTGAAAAAAGTTATGATGATTGGCGACGGACTGAATGACGCCGGGGCACTAAAACAAAGTGACGTCGGAATAGCGATTACGGAAACCACAAGTTCATTTACGCCGAGCTCCGACGCCATCCTGAAAGCAGAGGGCTTTGGCAATTTACCGTTCTTTGTTGCATTGTCGCGGCAAAGCATGAACGTCGTATACATGTGTTTCACTTTGATCTTTTTATATAATGTTGTCGCATTAAGCTTTGCAGTGTATGGGAAACTGACTCCACTGGTTGCCGCAATCATCATGCCGGTAAGCTCCGTCAGCACGGTGTTATTTGCCGTAGTAATGACGACGTATAAGGCAAAGAAATTAGGATTTTCTGTTCGTGGCGATATAGAAAAAAGAAAGATGGGCATCTAA
- a CDS encoding universal stress protein has protein sequence MKVKKILFPTDFSDCARHAVDYAIMIAKKYQASLDILYVDEASYLMNPVNIDLQADVSFVTDEIRKVVEEKLREWVRLFPKEIPVRVAIEMGKPHLEIVEIAKKHGADLILMGTHGRGSNNYFLGSNAERVVRLSPCPVITVRQTRKKETVKKILFPVDYSDLCKLVCPQVIALAREFGAELHFLHVRVSSIFETPTFAAEAFTKFLSDLDLSGITYFTDSYEAFVENTGINEYAHIQDIDLIAIGTHGRTGIKRLIMGSVTEEVVNTSFIPVLTLRSFKHTN, from the coding sequence ATGAAAGTCAAAAAAATACTATTCCCAACTGATTTTTCCGATTGCGCTCGTCACGCCGTAGACTATGCGATCATGATAGCAAAAAAATACCAGGCATCGCTGGACATTTTGTATGTAGACGAGGCAAGTTACCTGATGAATCCGGTGAATATTGATCTGCAAGCGGATGTTTCGTTTGTCACCGATGAAATAAGGAAAGTCGTTGAGGAAAAGCTACGCGAGTGGGTAAGGTTATTTCCGAAAGAAATACCGGTTCGCGTGGCAATTGAAATGGGTAAACCGCATCTCGAGATCGTCGAAATTGCCAAGAAACACGGTGCAGACTTGATCCTTATGGGCACCCACGGACGCGGGAGCAATAATTATTTTCTGGGGAGTAATGCCGAACGAGTGGTGCGCCTTTCTCCTTGCCCGGTAATCACAGTCAGACAGACAAGAAAAAAGGAAACAGTCAAAAAAATACTTTTTCCGGTTGATTATTCCGATCTGTGCAAATTGGTTTGTCCGCAGGTGATTGCGTTGGCCCGTGAATTCGGCGCTGAACTTCATTTTCTTCATGTGAGAGTTTCCTCCATATTCGAAACGCCTACGTTCGCAGCCGAGGCGTTTACAAAATTTCTTTCAGACTTGGATTTGTCCGGCATTACGTATTTTACCGATAGTTATGAGGCGTTTGTTGAAAACACAGGCATTAACGAATATGCCCATATTCAGGATATCGATTTGATCGCGATCGGCACGCACGGCCGCACCGGCATTAAACGGCTGATCATGGGCAGCGTTACAGAAGAAGTTGTCAACACTTCTTTCATTCCAGTTCTTACGTTACGATCATTCAAACACACAAATTAA
- the thiH gene encoding 2-iminoacetate synthase ThiH — protein MSFRQIYDTFNWYDIHTRIYEQTEEDVKRVLNKRGERDRFDFLALISPAAEKFLPEMMEQSRALTLKRFGKKVRIYAPLYLSNFCYNNCLYCGFRYENALERVRLSDLEIMNEITVLNSMGLDHILLVTGESNKMAGVDYLMHAMNLLKPYFADVSMEVQPLREEEYRTLAGAGLNRIYVYQETYHRDHYRDYHPQGMKTHFYYRLETPDRIARAGIGKIGLGILIGLEDWRTDACFTAMHAKYLTETYGTQCSISFPRLRPAVGIMPPRVTISDDQLMQMICAYRLFSEEMELSLSTRESASFRDQALQFGITGMSAGSKTNPGGYATYRQDGLEQFEIADHRSVDEFCAMLHENGYEPVWCDDVSALREINS, from the coding sequence ATGTCCTTTCGACAAATTTACGACACGTTTAATTGGTATGATATTCATACCCGCATTTATGAACAAACGGAAGAGGATGTTAAGCGCGTTTTGAATAAAAGAGGAGAACGCGACCGTTTTGATTTTCTTGCATTGATATCTCCTGCAGCTGAAAAATTTCTCCCGGAGATGATGGAACAAAGCCGTGCTCTTACGCTAAAAAGATTCGGCAAAAAAGTCCGGATATATGCTCCGCTTTATCTTTCCAATTTTTGCTACAATAACTGCCTCTACTGCGGTTTCCGCTACGAAAATGCGCTGGAACGCGTCCGCCTGAGCGATCTGGAAATTATGAATGAAATTACTGTGCTAAATTCCATGGGATTGGATCATATCTTGCTGGTTACGGGTGAATCGAATAAAATGGCCGGTGTGGACTATTTGATGCATGCTATGAATTTACTCAAGCCGTATTTTGCGGACGTGTCGATGGAAGTTCAGCCCTTACGTGAAGAAGAATATCGAACGCTGGCTGGTGCAGGGTTGAATAGAATATATGTATATCAGGAAACGTATCACCGCGATCATTACCGGGACTATCATCCGCAGGGGATGAAAACGCATTTCTATTACCGCCTCGAAACGCCGGACCGCATTGCCCGCGCAGGAATCGGAAAGATCGGGCTCGGAATTCTGATCGGTCTTGAAGACTGGCGCACGGATGCCTGTTTTACGGCCATGCACGCCAAATATCTGACCGAAACGTACGGCACGCAATGCTCAATCTCTTTTCCCAGATTACGCCCGGCCGTCGGTATCATGCCGCCGCGGGTCACGATCAGCGATGACCAGTTAATGCAGATGATCTGCGCTTACCGGTTGTTTTCGGAGGAAATGGAACTCTCGCTTTCAACGAGGGAAAGCGCCTCCTTCAGGGATCAGGCTCTGCAATTCGGTATCACAGGCATGAGTGCCGGATCGAAAACGAATCCCGGCGGATATGCCACCTATCGCCAGGACGGCCTTGAACAATTCGAAATAGCTGATCACCGAAGCGTCGATGAGTTCTGCGCGATGCTTCATGAGAACGGGTACGAACCGGTTTGGTGTGATGATGTTTCAGCATTGAGAGAAATAAATAGCTGA
- the ccoS gene encoding cbb3-type cytochrome oxidase assembly protein CcoS has product MTILIVLVITSLTLAVGFLIAFLWAVKSGQFDDTYTPSVRILLDGKRTENNRNNKSTN; this is encoded by the coding sequence ATGACTATTTTAATTGTGTTGGTAATTACAAGTTTGACTCTGGCTGTCGGGTTTCTGATCGCGTTTCTATGGGCTGTTAAGTCCGGACAATTTGACGATACTTATACACCGTCAGTGCGCATTCTTCTCGACGGCAAAAGAACTGAAAATAATCGAAATAATAAATCTACAAACTGA
- a CDS encoding Crp/Fnr family transcriptional regulator produces MKKSVKSISNKVPVCSVCTVFPKTIFQNGSATELQKSFKCKEFIRFRKNEVLFSENEAADGVYCIYSGMLKVVKKDHRLMEHIIRLGKPGDVLGIDSVVTHNKYSHSVVAVDAVEACFVPKDCFVKFIQSHPTFFVETMKLLCTQLDGMENKMTDLMGKSMKERMADMLLKLKADYGVKSDDTLNMALSMDELASFLGTTKSSVYSLLSDFKRSHLIEIQDNRIQVLSEKELENIAHPV; encoded by the coding sequence ATGAAAAAATCAGTTAAATCCATTAGCAACAAAGTTCCTGTTTGTTCTGTCTGCACGGTTTTTCCGAAGACTATATTTCAGAATGGCAGCGCAACAGAACTACAAAAAAGTTTCAAGTGTAAAGAATTTATCCGGTTCCGTAAAAATGAAGTTTTGTTCAGTGAAAATGAAGCTGCAGACGGCGTCTATTGTATATATTCAGGCATGCTGAAAGTAGTGAAAAAAGACCATCGGCTTATGGAACATATTATCCGCCTTGGGAAGCCGGGCGACGTATTGGGAATCGATTCCGTGGTGACTCATAATAAATATTCCCATTCCGTCGTTGCAGTGGATGCAGTGGAAGCATGTTTTGTCCCGAAAGATTGTTTTGTGAAGTTCATACAAAGTCATCCGACATTTTTTGTTGAGACGATGAAGCTGTTGTGCACACAACTCGACGGAATGGAAAACAAAATGACCGACTTGATGGGTAAATCGATGAAAGAGCGGATGGCAGACATGCTTCTCAAACTCAAAGCCGATTACGGAGTGAAAAGTGACGATACGCTGAATATGGCATTGTCTATGGACGAGTTGGCCAGTTTTTTGGGAACTACAAAAAGTTCGGTCTACAGTCTGCTGAGCGATTTCAAGCGATCGCATCTGATTGAAATTCAAGATAACCGGATACAGGTATTGTCTGAAAAAGAGTTGGAGAATATCGCGCATCCGGTCTAA
- the ccoN gene encoding cytochrome-c oxidase, cbb3-type subunit I, whose translation MEQASKVQDSKADRNLETFHYDNTIVRDFTIATLVWGGVGMLVGIIIAIQLYLPALNLGIPYLTFSRLRPLHTNAVIFAFVGNGIFLGVYYSLQRLCKARMFSDLLSKIHFWGWQLIIVLAAITLPLGMTTSKEYAELEWPIDVLIAVVWILFGINLLGTILKRRERHMYVAIWFYIATWVTVTVLHVVNSMAIPVSLFKSYSIYAGVQDALVQWWYGHNAVAFFLTTPYLGLMYYFMPKAADRPVYSYRLSIIHFWALIFLYIWAGPHHLLYSALPDWAQSLGTVFSIMLIAPSWGGLLNGLLTLRGAWDRVREEPVLKFMVVAVTAYGMATFEGPMLSIKSVNALSHFTDWTIAHVHIGALGWNGFLTFGIIYWLIPRLYNTSLYSKKMANAHFWISFLGIVFYAVPLYWAGITQGLMWKQFTPDGMLQYFNFLETVTQIIPMYIMRSIGGTLFLAGTCIMFYNIYKTAKQGKFLADEEAQAPALAKVYHAAQKGQYHRWLERKPVQFYVLTLVAILIGGAFEIIPTFAIESNVPTIASVKPYTPLELQGRDIYVREGCYTCHSQLIRPFRSETERYGEYSKAGEYVYDHPFQWGSKRTGPDLHRIGGKYPNSWHYSHMIDPRVLSPGSIMPSYIWLAVNRLDASTTAAKIKAMMTLGVPYPEGYEDQALADLQEQAEIIAKDLNDAGFETTADKELIALIAYLQRLGTDIKVK comes from the coding sequence ATGGAGCAAGCATCCAAAGTTCAGGATTCAAAAGCGGATCGGAATCTTGAAACGTTTCACTATGATAATACGATTGTCCGTGATTTTACGATAGCAACGCTCGTTTGGGGCGGGGTCGGAATGTTGGTTGGCATTATTATCGCCATTCAGTTGTATCTACCTGCGCTGAATTTAGGCATTCCGTATCTGACGTTCAGCCGCCTTCGTCCTTTGCATACCAACGCCGTTATCTTTGCGTTTGTCGGCAACGGAATATTTTTGGGCGTCTATTATTCCCTCCAACGCCTGTGCAAAGCGCGCATGTTCAGCGATCTGCTGAGTAAAATACATTTCTGGGGATGGCAACTAATTATTGTCCTTGCGGCGATCACGCTACCCCTTGGGATGACAACCAGCAAAGAGTATGCGGAACTGGAGTGGCCGATCGATGTTCTAATAGCCGTAGTTTGGATTCTATTTGGAATTAACCTGCTGGGCACGATCTTAAAACGGCGCGAGCGCCATATGTATGTTGCGATCTGGTTCTATATTGCGACGTGGGTTACCGTTACCGTTTTGCATGTTGTCAATTCAATGGCGATTCCCGTTTCGCTATTCAAAAGCTATTCGATTTATGCAGGCGTGCAGGATGCGCTTGTGCAGTGGTGGTACGGGCACAATGCGGTCGCTTTCTTTCTGACTACGCCATATCTTGGATTAATGTATTACTTCATGCCAAAAGCGGCTGATCGTCCGGTGTATTCCTATCGTTTATCGATCATTCACTTTTGGGCATTGATATTTCTATATATCTGGGCAGGTCCGCATCATTTGCTTTACTCTGCGCTACCTGACTGGGCGCAGTCGCTGGGAACGGTCTTTTCGATCATGCTGATCGCTCCGTCCTGGGGTGGTCTGCTTAACGGTTTGCTCACGCTACGTGGCGCGTGGGACCGCGTGCGTGAAGAGCCCGTTTTAAAATTTATGGTCGTTGCCGTCACCGCGTACGGTATGGCAACATTCGAAGGACCGATGTTGTCGATCAAAAGCGTCAATGCGTTGTCCCACTTTACCGACTGGACTATTGCGCATGTGCATATCGGCGCGCTCGGCTGGAATGGATTTCTCACTTTCGGGATAATTTACTGGCTGATCCCTCGGCTGTATAACACGTCGTTGTATTCAAAAAAAATGGCCAATGCCCACTTCTGGATAAGTTTTTTAGGTATCGTGTTTTATGCGGTTCCGCTTTACTGGGCAGGTATTACGCAGGGACTTATGTGGAAACAGTTCACACCGGACGGTATGCTTCAGTATTTCAATTTTCTGGAAACCGTCACGCAGATTATTCCTATGTATATAATGCGTTCGATCGGCGGCACGCTGTTTCTAGCGGGAACCTGCATCATGTTCTACAATATTTACAAAACAGCAAAACAAGGTAAATTCCTTGCTGATGAAGAAGCTCAGGCCCCGGCGCTTGCCAAGGTTTATCACGCTGCGCAGAAAGGACAGTATCATCGTTGGCTGGAACGTAAACCGGTTCAATTCTACGTTCTGACCTTGGTTGCGATTCTGATAGGCGGCGCCTTCGAAATTATTCCCACTTTTGCTATTGAATCCAATGTTCCGACGATCGCAAGTGTGAAACCGTATACGCCGCTGGAACTGCAAGGACGCGATATTTATGTGCGTGAAGGGTGTTATACCTGCCATTCCCAGTTGATTCGCCCGTTTCGCTCGGAGACGGAACGGTACGGCGAATATTCCAAAGCAGGCGAGTATGTGTATGATCATCCATTCCAATGGGGATCGAAACGAACCGGGCCGGATCTGCACCGGATCGGCGGAAAATATCCGAATTCATGGCATTACAGCCACATGATCGATCCGCGTGTGCTCTCACCCGGTTCGATCATGCCGAGTTATATCTGGTTAGCCGTCAATAGGCTCGATGCCAGTACTACCGCCGCAAAGATCAAGGCCATGATGACGCTCGGCGTTCCGTATCCTGAAGGATATGAAGATCAGGCACTGGCCGATCTACAGGAACAGGCCGAAATAATTGCCAAAGATCTGAATGACGCAGGTTTTGAGACAACGGCCGATAAGGAGCTTATTGCGCTGATCGCGTATTTACAGCGATTGGGAACGGATATCAAAGTTAAATAA